One Candidatus Dependentiae bacterium genomic region harbors:
- a CDS encoding FAD-dependent oxidoreductase, whose product MADIIILGAGLTGLSAAFHLEQLNVLDYKIFEKNDRPGGLLQSVTCDGFTFDHTGHLLHISDDYFRAFLNSLADLESNFLFVQRRSAIFSHNTLTDYPFQMNLYGLPIPVIAECLEGFIKRSSTLRNPGTFHDWVMKHFGKGIGKHFFFPYNSKLLAYDLKKIHPSWTGRFVPSTTLEALIQGALQKKPLDGVGYNSSFYYPKKGGIEFIIHQLLKRINTHVQTNHTVVEINMQTKTVTFSNGQQEHFKKLISTLPLNVLLNLLKEPNSSTLKKGAHKLECNSVINLNVAFAQELDNDKHWIYTPEKEFPFYRLGFWNNVCPSSVRPKHTAAYVEMSYLPGTKTDAQLRRLIDHGRNKTLKFLGLSSTDIVLEKILHLQHAYVIYNHWREKNLNNVLNQLKDNNIHSVGRFGEWKYSSMQDAVLDGKNVAQQIASLLHVQQIIPAQKNYTQGAYALAGEKIKQKKHNP is encoded by the coding sequence GTGGCAGATATTATCATCCTTGGTGCTGGGCTCACCGGTCTAAGTGCCGCCTTTCACCTTGAACAGCTCAATGTTCTTGATTACAAAATTTTTGAAAAAAACGATCGCCCCGGAGGGCTTTTGCAATCGGTCACTTGTGACGGATTTACCTTTGATCACACCGGTCATTTGTTGCACATCAGCGATGATTACTTTCGTGCTTTTCTCAACTCACTTGCTGACCTAGAAAGCAATTTCTTATTCGTACAACGCCGCTCAGCAATTTTTTCTCATAACACGCTCACCGACTACCCTTTTCAAATGAATTTATACGGATTACCCATCCCAGTTATTGCTGAATGCTTGGAAGGCTTTATCAAGCGTTCAAGCACACTACGCAATCCGGGAACTTTTCATGACTGGGTTATGAAGCATTTTGGAAAAGGGATCGGGAAGCATTTCTTTTTCCCCTACAACAGCAAATTACTTGCATACGATCTTAAAAAAATTCACCCTTCGTGGACCGGCCGATTTGTTCCTTCAACAACACTTGAGGCGCTCATTCAAGGAGCATTGCAGAAAAAGCCACTCGATGGTGTTGGGTACAATAGCTCATTTTATTACCCAAAAAAAGGCGGTATTGAATTTATTATTCATCAATTGCTCAAGCGCATAAACACTCATGTGCAAACAAATCATACGGTTGTTGAAATTAACATGCAGACAAAAACGGTCACTTTTTCAAACGGACAACAAGAGCACTTTAAAAAACTTATCTCAACACTTCCCCTTAATGTCCTATTAAATCTTTTAAAAGAACCAAATAGCAGCACGCTTAAAAAAGGTGCTCATAAGCTTGAATGCAACTCTGTCATCAACCTGAACGTCGCATTTGCTCAAGAGCTTGATAATGACAAACACTGGATTTATACACCTGAAAAAGAGTTCCCCTTCTATCGTCTTGGCTTTTGGAACAATGTTTGTCCGAGTTCGGTACGACCAAAACACACAGCCGCTTATGTTGAAATGTCCTATCTACCAGGAACAAAAACAGACGCGCAGTTACGACGACTCATTGACCACGGGCGAAATAAAACTTTGAAATTTCTGGGGCTCTCATCAACTGATATTGTTCTTGAAAAAATATTACACCTACAACACGCTTATGTTATCTATAACCATTGGCGTGAAAAAAATTTGAATAACGTATTAAACCAACTGAAAGATAACAACATTCATTCAGTTGGCCGTTTTGGAGAATGGAAGTATTCAAGCATGCAAGATGCCGTGTTAGATGGAAAAAATGTTGCTCAGCAAATTGCTTCACTATTACATGTTCAACAAATCATCCCTGCTCAAAAAAATTATACCCAAGGAGCATACGCTTTGGCAGGGGAAAAAATAAAGCAAAAAAAGCATAATCCATAA
- a CDS encoding NAD-dependent epimerase/dehydratase family protein codes for MELKEFYNNKNVLVTGGAGFIGSHLVEKLVELGARVTVFDNFSTGSLNNLRNVLPFISVTCADIRSAHSIARATQRKDIVFHHAAFISVPLSLEQPELCNSVNTQGTRNVLEGCIQNEVKSFVFASSSAVYGNSTKINTEEDPVNPLTPYALSKIDGEILCKSYAQKSSLSTACLRYFNVYGERQRASGEYAAVVAKFKENLLNQKPITIFGTGMQTRDFIPVEQAVMANLKVAMLPDLKGEVFNIGSGKSTNLLELLAQLESDLKVQRAGITFAPARSDDIFYSCASCEKYKNKVE; via the coding sequence ATGGAGTTAAAAGAATTTTATAACAACAAAAATGTCCTAGTAACCGGTGGTGCAGGGTTTATTGGCTCGCACTTGGTTGAGAAATTAGTTGAGCTGGGTGCTCGAGTTACCGTTTTTGACAATTTCTCAACTGGAAGCCTTAACAATCTACGAAATGTGCTTCCCTTTATTTCGGTTACCTGCGCAGATATCCGCTCAGCACACAGCATTGCACGAGCAACACAGCGCAAAGACATTGTATTCCATCATGCTGCATTTATTTCAGTCCCTCTTTCACTTGAACAACCAGAACTATGCAACTCAGTCAATACACAAGGAACACGAAATGTCCTTGAAGGATGTATTCAAAATGAAGTAAAAAGTTTTGTTTTTGCCTCTTCTTCAGCGGTCTATGGCAACTCTACAAAAATCAATACCGAAGAAGACCCAGTCAATCCATTAACCCCTTATGCACTCAGCAAGATTGATGGCGAAATCTTGTGCAAATCTTACGCACAAAAAAGCTCTTTGAGTACTGCGTGCTTACGCTATTTTAATGTATACGGTGAACGCCAACGAGCAAGCGGAGAATATGCTGCAGTCGTGGCAAAATTTAAAGAAAATTTACTCAACCAAAAGCCTATCACTATTTTTGGTACCGGAATGCAAACTCGAGACTTTATTCCTGTTGAGCAAGCGGTTATGGCCAATTTAAAAGTCGCAATGCTTCCCGATTTAAAGGGAGAAGTTTTCAACATTGGGTCGGGCAAAAGCACAAATCTTCTTGAGCTCCTGGCACAATTGGAAAGCGATTTAAAAGTACAAAGAGCGGGTATAACCTTTGCCCCTGCACGTTCTGATGATATTTTTTATTCATGCGCAAGTTGTGAAAAATATAAAAACAAGGTAGAGTAA
- the dnaJ gene encoding molecular chaperone DnaJ: MKRDYYVVLGVPKNASQDDIKKAYRKLAMQYHPDRNPDNKEAEEKFKEAAQAYEVLSDAAKRKKYDQFGHAGMEHGDYGQHSDFGDIFENFSDIFEGLFGQQAGQKRGGKKRGGPAPAQGHDLSQRIEISLQEAYSGVKKELKIYHYQPCEVCKFTGCKDGSKPSECSSCQGAGSVAYRQGFFSYSQPCSACYGQGFKISSPCTACRGQSRSQKHEKLTITIPAGIYQNAELRVSGKGDAGIFGGPAGDLYLVVNILPQSKFHRRENDLVTTLNLTYPQLVLGCQVEIENIDGTREAIKVPKGCPVGKEIRVADKGFAKLHSKGRGDLVIITNCDIPTKLTEETKKSLLEYAEKLGNASSSSSEGGISGFFKRFLG, encoded by the coding sequence ATGAAACGCGATTACTACGTGGTACTTGGCGTACCAAAAAACGCCTCTCAAGATGATATCAAAAAAGCATACCGCAAACTTGCAATGCAATATCACCCCGACAGAAATCCTGATAACAAAGAAGCCGAAGAAAAATTTAAAGAAGCTGCTCAGGCATATGAAGTACTTTCCGATGCTGCAAAGCGTAAAAAATATGATCAATTTGGTCACGCAGGAATGGAACATGGCGACTATGGTCAACATTCAGATTTTGGTGATATTTTTGAAAACTTCAGTGATATCTTTGAAGGGCTTTTTGGTCAACAAGCTGGTCAAAAACGTGGTGGTAAAAAACGTGGTGGCCCAGCACCTGCACAAGGTCATGATCTTTCACAACGCATAGAAATTTCACTTCAGGAAGCTTATTCAGGCGTCAAAAAAGAACTCAAAATTTATCATTATCAACCATGCGAAGTCTGTAAATTTACCGGCTGTAAAGATGGCTCAAAGCCAAGCGAATGCAGCTCATGCCAAGGCGCAGGAAGCGTTGCATACCGTCAAGGTTTCTTCTCCTACTCTCAACCATGCTCCGCATGCTACGGTCAAGGTTTTAAAATTTCATCACCATGCACCGCGTGCCGTGGTCAGTCTCGCTCTCAAAAGCATGAAAAACTCACCATCACTATTCCCGCTGGCATTTACCAAAATGCTGAGCTCAGAGTTTCAGGCAAAGGCGATGCAGGTATTTTTGGTGGACCGGCTGGAGATCTGTATCTCGTGGTTAACATTCTACCTCAATCAAAATTTCACCGTCGAGAAAACGACCTCGTTACAACACTCAATCTCACCTATCCTCAATTAGTTTTAGGTTGCCAAGTTGAAATCGAAAATATCGACGGCACACGTGAAGCAATTAAAGTTCCAAAAGGTTGTCCTGTTGGAAAAGAGATCAGAGTTGCAGACAAAGGTTTTGCTAAGTTGCACAGCAAAGGCCGCGGGGACTTGGTCATCATTACCAATTGTGATATTCCAACCAAGCTCACCGAAGAAACTAAAAAGTCGCTGCTTGAATATGCCGAGAAGCTGGGAAATGCCAGCTCATCATCATCTGAAGGCGGAATCTCTGGTTTCTTCAAACGCTTTTTGGGATAA
- a CDS encoding nucleotidyltransferase domain-containing protein, whose translation MIEKETIQEAIQRLVKAYNPLEIYLFGAYAWGKPDDDSDLELLIVIESSDQKVHKRGYKAFDALLGLEIPKNIIVFTQHEFDQFSQDVTSPIYEIKTRGRSVYARG comes from the coding sequence ATGATCGAAAAAGAAACAATTCAAGAAGCAATTCAAAGATTAGTTAAGGCCTATAATCCTCTGGAAATTTACCTTTTTGGCGCTTATGCGTGGGGTAAACCAGATGATGACAGCGATCTTGAGTTGTTGATTGTAATAGAATCATCCGATCAAAAAGTGCACAAAAGAGGATATAAAGCCTTTGATGCTTTACTTGGATTAGAAATTCCTAAAAACATAATTGTTTTTACTCAGCATGAATTCGATCAATTTTCTCAAGATGTCACATCACCAATTTATGAAATAAAAACTAGAGGCAGGAGCGTTTATGCCAGGGGTTAA
- a CDS encoding HEPN domain-containing protein: MPGVKDWLKKASSDLKASKKLLDDDETLDCSVYHTHQSAEKTFKAFIIFTKQPIPKTHDLGLLLEYCVRVNPEFMILLKESRELNPYCHDSRYPSDTFYVDREIAQHATEMAENVFLVVKNKIIN; encoded by the coding sequence ATGCCAGGGGTTAAAGATTGGTTAAAAAAAGCATCCAGTGATCTGAAAGCCTCTAAGAAATTGCTTGACGATGATGAAACGCTTGATTGTTCGGTTTACCATACTCATCAATCAGCGGAAAAAACATTTAAAGCATTTATAATTTTTACTAAGCAACCCATTCCTAAGACACATGACCTTGGCTTACTCCTTGAATATTGTGTAAGAGTTAATCCAGAATTCATGATACTCCTTAAAGAAAGCAGAGAACTCAATCCGTATTGCCATGATTCTCGCTATCCCAGTGATACTTTTTATGTTGATAGGGAGATTGCTCAACACGCAACAGAAATGGCAGAAAATGTTTTTCTTGTAGTAAAAAATAAAATTATCAATTAA
- a CDS encoding tyrosine-protein phosphatase, with protein sequence MQGNSHSCRPLHVGILLFLLSLLWNVHAHASTSHNQLVQKKTARISVLEKLFDNFYAVEHGKLYRSAQLSARKCAYYIKKFQIKTIINLRGKNSTQDWWQKEKALARELGAQLFDIPMSACRFSSKHEITQLLALYDYAPKPILIHCYSGADRSGEAAALWALDQQGKNKREALRQLSFKYWHLRSRHPHKAQFINLWKGRDWLLKNYNPT encoded by the coding sequence ATGCAGGGAAATTCACACTCATGCCGACCGTTACACGTCGGCATTCTTCTTTTTTTATTATCGTTATTGTGGAATGTTCATGCTCACGCATCAACATCCCACAATCAATTAGTACAAAAAAAAACTGCTCGCATCTCAGTTTTAGAGAAGTTATTTGATAATTTTTATGCCGTTGAGCATGGCAAGCTTTATCGCTCAGCACAACTTTCTGCACGCAAATGTGCTTATTACATAAAAAAATTTCAGATTAAAACTATTATTAATTTACGCGGCAAGAACTCAACACAAGACTGGTGGCAAAAAGAAAAGGCTTTGGCACGGGAGCTCGGAGCACAACTTTTTGATATCCCCATGAGCGCATGCCGATTTTCAAGCAAGCATGAAATTACACAACTCTTGGCACTCTATGACTATGCGCCCAAACCGATACTCATTCATTGCTACAGCGGTGCGGACCGCTCGGGAGAAGCTGCTGCACTGTGGGCCTTGGATCAACAAGGTAAAAATAAGCGTGAAGCGCTCAGGCAGCTTTCTTTTAAGTATTGGCATCTACGCTCCAGGCACCCGCACAAAGCACAGTTCATTAATCTTTGGAAAGGAAGAGATTGGCTCCTCAAAAATTATAACCCCACATGA
- the serS gene encoding serine--tRNA ligase produces MIDLNLLRTEPEKIKQLLLRKEPSFQIDLLIKLDSDIRQARHEVEDLRKQKNELASLGAKGISEDVRAQAIELGKMLKAKETALEEDEIEFKKIYLSCPNVIQDDIPAGNKEANFPVRVIGEKPNFSFPIKHHLDLNEKAQWFDMQMGTQMSGAQFVFYKTLGTKIIYALTRMMIKNNVKFGFEPVIPPALVLEKSLYNSGNLPKFQGDFYEIKDEGLCLIPTAEVGLTNMYANQILATDNLPLRNTAWTSCFRREAGGYGSSERGLIRIHQFEKVELYSICKAEDSNQELEHMVQCAENLLKTLGLHYRVTLLAAQDCSFSSARTYDIEVWLPGQDRYYEVSSCSNCTDFQARRSAIRHRKNPEDKPMLAHTLNASSLALPRLMVALMENYQQADGSIKLPPALQAVMDEIW; encoded by the coding sequence ATGATAGACCTAAATTTACTTCGTACAGAGCCTGAAAAAATTAAACAACTTCTTTTACGAAAAGAGCCTTCTTTTCAAATCGATCTCCTCATTAAACTGGACTCAGATATCCGACAAGCTCGTCATGAAGTTGAGGATTTGCGCAAGCAAAAAAATGAACTCGCAAGCTTAGGTGCCAAAGGGATCAGTGAAGACGTTCGAGCACAAGCAATTGAATTGGGCAAAATGCTCAAAGCAAAAGAAACTGCTCTGGAAGAAGATGAAATTGAATTCAAAAAAATATACCTTTCCTGCCCAAATGTCATTCAAGATGATATTCCTGCAGGAAATAAAGAAGCTAATTTCCCGGTTCGTGTGATTGGTGAAAAGCCAAACTTTTCATTCCCAATCAAGCATCACCTTGATTTAAACGAAAAAGCTCAATGGTTCGACATGCAGATGGGGACACAAATGTCGGGTGCCCAGTTTGTATTTTATAAAACACTCGGTACCAAAATTATCTACGCACTTACTCGTATGATGATTAAAAACAATGTTAAATTTGGTTTTGAGCCAGTTATTCCACCTGCATTGGTTCTTGAAAAATCACTCTATAACTCTGGCAACTTGCCTAAGTTTCAAGGCGATTTTTATGAAATCAAAGATGAAGGTTTATGCTTAATTCCAACCGCAGAAGTTGGTTTAACCAATATGTATGCGAATCAAATCTTAGCAACCGATAATCTACCATTGCGTAACACTGCTTGGACTAGCTGCTTCAGGCGTGAAGCGGGTGGCTACGGTTCAAGTGAACGAGGATTAATTAGAATTCATCAATTTGAAAAAGTTGAACTTTACTCAATTTGTAAAGCTGAAGATTCTAATCAAGAATTAGAACATATGGTTCAGTGTGCAGAAAACCTTCTAAAAACGCTGGGTTTACATTATCGCGTTACTTTGCTTGCAGCTCAAGATTGCTCATTCTCCTCAGCACGAACCTACGATATTGAAGTATGGCTGCCTGGACAAGACCGCTACTACGAAGTCTCTTCATGTAGCAACTGTACCGATTTCCAAGCACGACGATCAGCAATTAGACATCGCAAGAACCCAGAAGACAAACCAATGCTTGCACACACGCTCAATGCATCATCGCTGGCATTGCCGCGCCTGATGGTTGCATTGATGGAAAACTATCAGCAAGCTGATGGTTCAATTAAATTACCCCCAGCTCTGCAAGCTGTTATGGATGAGATTTGGTAA
- a CDS encoding DUF58 domain-containing protein encodes MLTQEIRQKIKRIQIYTKRMMQSAMSGDYISAFKGSGLEFHQIREYQAGDDIRTIDWNSSAKMNKMMVKQFIEERDRTIILAIDVSASSAYASTNQLRKDLVAEISASLSFIAAESKDKVGALFFSNVVEKWIPPSRGMAHSNKILETVYSIKPVSKQTDIAAALRFLISLRKRNAVVFFISDWIDSTIKYSKLLKVAGCEFDFIGIRVLDQCEQEFPDIGLLEIEDPETGQQTVIDTRVHFGRMPDLNRFLQSRVFEQKKLFEKYRIDLLDLNLGQSFVRPLVTFFHQRIRRQI; translated from the coding sequence ATGTTAACGCAAGAGATCAGACAAAAAATTAAGCGAATTCAAATCTACACCAAGCGCATGATGCAAAGTGCGATGAGTGGCGATTACATTTCTGCTTTTAAAGGGTCAGGCCTTGAATTTCATCAAATTCGTGAATATCAAGCAGGCGATGACATTCGAACCATCGATTGGAATAGCTCTGCAAAAATGAATAAGATGATGGTTAAGCAATTTATCGAAGAGCGAGATCGCACAATCATTCTTGCTATCGATGTATCTGCTTCATCCGCTTATGCGTCAACCAATCAGCTTCGCAAAGATTTAGTTGCAGAAATTTCAGCATCACTCTCTTTTATTGCCGCTGAAAGCAAAGATAAAGTTGGTGCACTCTTTTTTTCAAATGTTGTTGAAAAATGGATTCCACCATCACGCGGCATGGCGCATAGCAATAAAATTTTGGAAACTGTTTATTCGATCAAGCCGGTTAGCAAGCAAACGGATATTGCAGCGGCACTACGATTTTTGATTAGTTTAAGAAAAAGAAATGCTGTTGTTTTTTTTATCTCTGACTGGATTGACAGCACCATTAAATATTCAAAATTACTCAAAGTCGCTGGTTGCGAATTTGATTTTATTGGCATTCGAGTACTTGACCAATGCGAACAAGAATTTCCTGATATTGGTTTACTTGAAATTGAAGATCCTGAAACAGGGCAACAAACCGTTATTGACACGCGCGTGCACTTTGGTCGCATGCCCGACCTTAACCGCTTCTTGCAAAGCAGAGTTTTTGAGCAAAAAAAATTATTTGAAAAATATAGAATCGATCTTCTTGATCTCAATCTTGGACAATCGTTTGTACGACCATTGGTTACATTCTTTCATCAACGAATTAGGAGGCAAATTTAA